One genomic region from Nymphaea colorata isolate Beijing-Zhang1983 chromosome 10, ASM883128v2, whole genome shotgun sequence encodes:
- the LOC116263237 gene encoding LOW QUALITY PROTEIN: probable serine/threonine-protein kinase WNK4 (The sequence of the model RefSeq protein was modified relative to this genomic sequence to represent the inferred CDS: inserted 1 base in 1 codon): MKAVKNWARQILRGLQYLHGHNPPIIHRDLKCDNIFVNGNHGQVKIGDLGLATIMQQPSARSVIGTPEFMAPELYEEEYNELVDIYSFGMCLLEMVTFEYPYSECKNPAQIYKKVSSGIKPAALDMVNDPEVKLLIEKCLAPASERPSARELLKYQFLQHIDLKEQACNSLQLPTLVPQTSNLEGSSVHSDAASVTQVKSGPLSMDIDYDYKQSSMSTNSRNSINTHCFPSLEYERSKKNYSFRLKGDKXDANSISLVLRIAGPDGRVKNVHFMFYLDSDTALSVASEMVEQLDLSDQDVTFIAEFIDFLIMKLIPEWEPSVPPSENGTNCVRTESKVPEHARFSVGYSWDGVHGSSAVKGIEDVLSGSDLENYCIDLSSVEGSIKRQHEDGAFTKPDDAMSHGGFDSPSSSAAAADQESLESVASGVSTECSNVVDLVPETRENNVADVANLDLSVCNLNDFADIANTRSYASSSLEEDEDEELKAEFDLISQQYQQWFQELSRQRDEALEEARKRWATKNKQPAA; the protein is encoded by the exons ATGAAGGCTGTAAAGAACTGGGCCAGACAGATTCTTCGTGGACTGCAATATCTTCATGGGCATAATCCACCCATTATTCACAGAGATTTGAAATGTGATAACATTTTCGTTAATGGAAATCATGGGCAAGTAAAGATCGGAGATCTTGGATTAGCAACTATTATGCAGCAGCCTAGTGCCCGAAGCGTGATTG GGACTCCTGAGTTCATGGCTCCAGAGCTTTATGAAGAAGAGTACAACGAACTTGTTGACATATATTCCTTCGGCATGTGCTTATTGGAGATGGTCACATTTGAGTACCCTTACAGTGAATGCAAGAACCCAGCCCAGATTTATAAGAAAGTCTCTTCT GGGATCAAACCTGCAGCCTTAGACATGGTTAATGATCCTGAAGTAAAGTTGCTTATTGAGAAATGTCTAGCCCCAGCATCGGAAAGGCCTTCTGCAAGGGAGCTTTTGAAATATCAATTTCTTCAGCACATTGATTTAAAAGAGCAAGCCTGCAACTCTCTGCAATTACCCACTTTAGTGccccaaacctcaaacttggaAGGTTCGTCTGTGCACTCTGATGCGGCTTCTGTTACTCAGGTGAAGTCTGGACCATTATCAATGGACATAGATTATGACTACAAGCAGTCATCTATGAGCACTAATTCGAGGAACAGCATAAATACCCACTGCTTTCCAAGCTTGGAATACGAGAGGTCCAAAAAGAACTATTCGTTCAGGTTGAAGGGAGACA CTGATGCTAATTCTATATCTCTAGTTCTGAGGATTGCTGGCCCTGATG GTCGTGTGAAGAATGTGCATTTTATGTTTTACCTTGACAGTGACACGGCACTTTCGGTGGCCAGTGAGATGGTGGAGCAGCTAGATCTCTCTGATCAAGATGTCACATTTATTGCAGAGTTCATTGATTTCCTGATAATGAAACTAATACCTGAGTGGGAACCTTCCGTTCCCCCCTCAGAAAATGGAACAAACTGTGTCCGGACAGAATCTAAGGTGCCGGAGCATGCTCGGTTCTCCGTTGGTTATTCATGGGATGGAGTACATGGAAGCAGTGCTGTCAAAGGCATAGAAGATGTCCTGTCTGGGTCAGATTTGGAGAATTATTGCATTGATCTGAGTTCTGTGGAGGGTTCCATAAAGCGGCAGCATGAGGATGGTGCATTTACAAAACCAGACGATGCCATGTCCCATGGTGGATTTGATTCCCCTTCAAGTTCTGCTGCTGCAGCGGACCAGGAATCCCTTGAGTCAGTTGCCTCTGGGGTCTCAACTGAATGTTCTAATGTTGTTGATTTGGTTCCTGAAACGAGGGAAAACAACGTCGCAGATGTGGCAAATTTAGATTTGTCAGTCTGTAATTTAAACGATTTTGCTGATATTGCGAACACCCGGAGCTATGCCTCATCGTCTTTGGAGGAAGACGAGGATGAGGAGTTGAAAGCGGAATTTGATTTGATTAGCCAGCAGTACCAGCAATGGTTTCAGGAACTCTCGAGGCAGCGTGATGAAGCACTTGAGGAGGCTAGGAAGCGGTGGGCCACAAAGAATAAACAGCCAGCTGCTTGA
- the LOC116262737 gene encoding calcium-binding protein KIC-like, whose translation MNKGATEEMGPASAEEEEEEYEDLLPVMAEKLLADEFMGELVNGFRLLADPARGVITAESLKRNAGLLGLDGLGDAELEAMVREGDLDGDGALDEREFCVLMVRLSPELMSDAEAWLEEALAQEIRRSGK comes from the coding sequence ATGAACAAGGGAGCAACGGAGGAGATGGGGCCTGCTtcggcggaggaggaggaggaggagtacGAGGACCTTCTGCCCGTGATGGCGGAGAAGCTCCTGGCGGACGAGTTCATGGGCGAGCTGGTGAACGGCTTCAGGCTGCTGGCCGACCCGGCAAGGGGCGTGATCACGGCCGAGAGCCTGAAGAGGAACGCGGGGCTGCTGGGGCTGGACGGGCTCGGGGACGCCGAGCTGGAGGCGATGGTGAGGGAGGGGGATCTCGACGGCGACGGGGCGTTGGACGAGCGCGAGTTCTGCGTGCTCATGGTCAGGCTCAGCCCGGAGCTCATGAGCGACGCGGAGGCCTGGCTGGAGGAGGCTCTCGCTCAGGAGATCCGGCGCTCCGGGAAATAA
- the LOC116263238 gene encoding protein yippee-like At4g27745 isoform X2, whose protein sequence is MVESDGPRLYSCCNCRNNVSLHDDIISKAFQGRHGRAFLFAHAMNVVLGPKENRQLMTGLHTVADVHCCECREILGWKYVRAYEETQKYKEGKYILEKLKIVKENW, encoded by the exons ATGGTTGAATCGGATGGACCACGACTATATAGTTGCTGCAATTGTCGGAATAATGTCTCTCTTCACGACGATATCATATCGAAGGCATTTCAG GGAAGACATGGCAGAGCATTCCTCTTTGCTCATGCAATGAATGTAGTTTTAGGGCCAAAAGAGAATCGGCAGCTGATGACCGGTTTGCACACAGTTGCTGATGTTCATTGCTGTGAATGTCGGGAGATCTTGGGATGGAAGTATGTAAGGGCTTATGAAGAAACACAAAAGTACAAAGAAGGAAAATACATATTGGAAAAGTTAAAGATTGTCAAGGAAAACTGGTAG
- the LOC116262640 gene encoding LOW QUALITY PROTEIN: probable serine/threonine-protein kinase WNK6 (The sequence of the model RefSeq protein was modified relative to this genomic sequence to represent the inferred CDS: inserted 2 bases in 2 codons) codes for MERKMEVLGKGAFKTVYRSFDEVDGIEVAWNQVKMGDVLRSPEDLERLYSEVHLLKSLKHDNIIKFFSSWVDEQKKTINIITELFTSGSLRKYRLKHKRXDMKAVKNWARQILRGLQYLHGHNPPIIHRDLKCDNIFVNGXHGQVKIGDLGLATIMQQPSARSVIGTPEFMAPELYEEEYNELVDIYSFGMCLLEMVTFEYPYSECKNPAQIYKKGIKPAALDMVNDPEVKLLIEKCLAPASERPSARELLKYQFLQHIDLKEQACNSLQLPTLVPQTSNLEGSSVHSDAASVTQVKSGPLSMDIDYDYKQSSMSTNSRNSINTHLFLRTWICFLNGS; via the exons atggaaagaaaaatggaagtttTGGGTAAGGGAGCATTCAAGACTGT ATACAGGTCATTTGATGAAGTAGATGGGATAGAAGTGGCATGGAACCAAGTCAAAATGGGCGATGTCTTACGGTCGCCTGAAGATTTAGAGAGATTGTATTCGGAAGTGCATTTGCTGAAATCGCTTAAACACGATAACATTAtcaaattttttagttcatgggTCGATGAGCAGAAGAAGACCATCAACATAATTACGGAGTTGTTTACGTCTGGGAGTCTAAGAAA GTACCGTCTGAAACATAAAA TGGACATGAAGGCTGTAAAGAACTGGGCCAGACAGATTCTTCGTGGACTGCAATATCTTCATGGGCATAATCCACCCATTATTCACAGAGATTTGAAATGTGATAACATTTTCGTTAATG ATCATGGGCAAGTAAAGATCGGAGATCTTGGATTAGCAACTATTATGCAGCAGCCTAGTGCCCGAAGCGTGATTG GGACTCCTGAGTTCATGGCTCCAGAGCTTTATGAAGAAGAGTACAACGAACTTGTTGACATATATTCCTTCGGCATGTGCTTATTGGAGATGGTCACATTTGAGTACCCTTACAGTGAATGCAAGAACCCAGCCCAGATTTATAAGAAA GGGATCAAACCTGCAGCCTTAGACATGGTTAATGATCCTGAAGTAAAGTTGCTTATTGAGAAATGTCTAGCCCCAGCATCGGAAAGGCCTTCTGCAAGGGAGCTTTTGAAATATCAATTTCTTCAGCACATTGATTTAAAAGAGCAAGCCTGCAACTCTCTGCAATTACCCACTTTAGTGccccaaacctcaaacttggaAGGTTCGTCTGTGCACTCTGATGCGGCTTCTGTTACTCAGGTGAAGTCTGGACCATTATCAATGGACATAGATTATGACTACAAGCAGTCATCTATGAGCACTAATTCGAGGAACAGCATAAATACCCACT TATTCCTTCGGACATGGATTTGTTTCTTGAATGGAAGTTAG
- the LOC116263238 gene encoding protein yippee-like At4g27745 isoform X1: MEETGVILQSEVASVELYKTELMVESDGPRLYSCCNCRNNVSLHDDIISKAFQGRHGRAFLFAHAMNVVLGPKENRQLMTGLHTVADVHCCECREILGWKYVRAYEETQKYKEGKYILEKLKIVKENW, encoded by the exons ATGGAAGAAACTGGGG TGATCTTACAGAGTGAAGTAGCATCTGTTGAGCTGTACAAGACAGAACTGATGGTTGAATCGGATGGACCACGACTATATAGTTGCTGCAATTGTCGGAATAATGTCTCTCTTCACGACGATATCATATCGAAGGCATTTCAG GGAAGACATGGCAGAGCATTCCTCTTTGCTCATGCAATGAATGTAGTTTTAGGGCCAAAAGAGAATCGGCAGCTGATGACCGGTTTGCACACAGTTGCTGATGTTCATTGCTGTGAATGTCGGGAGATCTTGGGATGGAAGTATGTAAGGGCTTATGAAGAAACACAAAAGTACAAAGAAGGAAAATACATATTGGAAAAGTTAAAGATTGTCAAGGAAAACTGGTAG
- the LOC116263241 gene encoding uncharacterized protein LOC116263241, protein MLFCPTCGNMLLVQRPNLGQSSRFFCPTCPYAYPIEREISVKQKLKKKKLDLVFNYEEAMKNASKSQETCPRCGHGEAYSYDMQTRSADEGATIFFTCCNRSCGHQWQHFN, encoded by the exons ATGTTGTTCTGCCCAACCTGTGGCAACATGCTGCTAGTGCAGCGCCCGAACCTTGGTCAATCTTCAAGGTTCTTCTGCCCAACCTGTCCATATGCGTATCCTATAGAACGTGAG ATTTCTGTCaagcaaaaactcaaaaagaaaaaattagatttagTATTCAACTACGAAGAAGCCATGAAAAATGCGAGCAAAAGTCAAG AAACCTGCCCACGATGTGGTCATGGGGAAGCATACAGTTATGACATGCAGACGCGATCTGCTGATGAAGgtgcaacaatttttttcacatgCTGCAATAGATCGTGTGGGCACCAATGGCAACACTTCAATTAA